aaggggaagagagagagagactgcctgtGCACTGCTAGTGAGACTGCATGAgacaaggggaagagagagagagacagcctgtGCACTGCTAGTGAGACCGCATGAgacaaggggaagagagagtgtgACAGCCTGTGCACTGCTAGTGAGACCGCATGAgacaaggggaagagagagagagactgcctgtGCACTGCTAGTGAGACCGCATGAgacaaggggaagagagagagagactgcctgtGCACTGCTAGTGAGACTGCATGAgacaaggggaagagagagagtgactGCCTGTGCACTGCTAGTGAGACCGCATGAgacaaggggaagagagagagagacagcctgtGCACTGCTAGTGAGACCGCATGAgacaaggggaagagagagtgtgACAGCCTGTTCACTGCTAGTGAGACCGCATGAgacaaggggaagagagagtgtgACAGCCTGTGCACTGCTAGTTAGACCGCATGAgacaaggggaagagagagagtgagacagccTGTGCACTGCTAGTGAGACAGCCTGTGCACTGCTAGTGAGACAGCCTGTGCACTGCTAGTGAGACTGCATGAgacaaggggaagagagagagtgagacagccTGTGCACTGCTAGTGAGACAGCCTGTGCACTGCTAGTGAGACAGCCTGTGCACTGCTAGTGAGACTGCATGAgacaaggggaagagagagagagtcactGCCTGTGCACTGCTAGTGAGATCTCAAAAGATAAGGTATAAGGGGAAGAGAATGAGTAAGCCTGTGATGGAGAGAATACATTTTTGTGCAGAGAAGGAAAAAGGTGACGGATACAGGAGAATGTGACAGAAATAGTGAGCACTAGCGATACGTTGGCTATTGGCGTCAGTGCAGATTTGTTTTTGTATAGAATTCATTCCCTTTGCTTTTAATGAAACAATAAAAATGTGATTgacccatgaagttatttagggcAGTGCTACAGACTAAGGTTTTGTGCTGCTGACTGCCTGGCATTAGACATCACGTTGTATCCCACTGTAACATTGTTCTTTTCGTCCTCAGGTGTCACATAGACGTTCTGGAGGATGAGGATGTTCTTTGACACATGGGTCCACTGAAATGGTTGGAGGGGGGACATGTCCCCAAAAAGAGTCACCCCAAATCCTCTGTCATCCTGCTCTCTTGTCACCATCTCGTTACCGACATTTCCATGACAGTGAGCGGCAACTTGTGGAGCGCTCCATACTCACCTTACAAGCCAGTGGCTTCTACTGGGGACCATTGCCCACAGCTGAGGCTCATGCCATGCTAGAGAGGGAGCCAGCTGGTACCTTTCTTGTGAGAGACAGTTCCCAGGGCGATCACCTATTCAGCATTAGTATCAAGATGGAGTCTGGGCCTGTTAGTGTGCGGATCCTGTTTCTGAAGGGTCGCTTCTGGTTGCGGGAACTCTTCTCAGAATGTCCTGTGAAGCTTCTGGAGCTTGCCGTGGATAGGTGCCGGCACACCCCTCTACGCTGCCATAATGGCGTTCCACTATTACTTACGAAGCCCCTTCGCAGGACACGGGTCCTCACCTTAAAGCAGATTTGCCGCAAATGCTTAGTGACTCACCATGGAACGGAGGGACTAGCCAGGCTTCCCATACAGCCGGCACTGCAGAAATACATAGATGATTTCCCATTTAAGATATGAAATTTCCTCTTCAGTGAGATGTTACCGAGGTTTACACCAGATGTTATCTTCTTGCTTATTTTGTAACTTAAACAGTGATGTCATGGAACATGCAGATACTATTGTACTTACAGTTGACTGTAAAGCACATACGGAGGGTGATCTCCTCTGTATCCATTCATATAACTAGTTTCAGCTTGTGCCACCTCCCAGTGACTCATCAAGCACCTTAAGTAGCTACTAGAGATTGTACGGCTAAACACATTCATTACAGTGAGAAGAATCCAGCTGTGTTTGTATCATATATGGTGCTCTATTCTTACCTGAATCAATATGaactgcttgtgtgtatatatatatatttatatatatttgtgttagacAATTAGGATTGAAAAGGAGCCAAAATGGCTGTTTTCttaactaaatatatatttttatattggatcTAATTTTTATAGTGGATGTTTCTTCTGTGGTCATAAACCGCTTATTCTTCAAAGTGTGTGTCCATAGTGTCACCCTGTTATTTAGTTTAATTTGCCTTGGGACAggcattagattgtaagctctttagcCGTGGCTCCTGAAATGACTCTATACTGATCTTCAGTGTAGCATTACTAGTGACACTAGTGTGCAAGCTCACACAAGTACGTTTCTGGG
The nucleotide sequence above comes from Bombina bombina isolate aBomBom1 chromosome 7, aBomBom1.pri, whole genome shotgun sequence. Encoded proteins:
- the LOC128635970 gene encoding suppressor of cytokine signaling 1-like, whose amino-acid sequence is MVGGGTCPQKESPQILCHPALLSPSRYRHFHDSERQLVERSILTLQASGFYWGPLPTAEAHAMLEREPAGTFLVRDSSQGDHLFSISIKMESGPVSVRILFLKGRFWLRELFSECPVKLLELAVDRCRHTPLRCHNGVPLLLTKPLRRTRVLTLKQICRKCLVTHHGTEGLARLPIQPALQKYIDDFPFKI